The Anaplasma platys genome segment CCTAGATCGGCTGGTGAATGACACCGAGGGTGTGGCGCGTCCGGAAACTTCGCCTCGAATGGACGGGAATGTCATGAGTATGCTTTTTGGTAGTAAGAACATCAGCTCATCTTCTTCGAGTTCTTCTCAGTCGCAATAACTTCTCACGACTGTAAGCAGTAAAAACTGCAGCGTTGTTTGCCCGCGCTGCCAGCCCTGTTTTGCCTGTTTACTCACGTTCGTCTTGCTCGTGTCTAAGAACACAACAAGGATTTGTTTATCCCTCTGCCAACACTACAAATTAGATCGCACAGCAGCGATGTTCGCCTGCCGAGGAATAACTAACTCCCCAGCGCTGCGCAGAGGCAACCTTTACACTAATCTGCTTTCCTGTGACATGCGCTTTGCAACTTGGTATTGAGCGCTGCTGGATTAGTGTTAGCTAAAACCTGCTGCATAGTCGTTTTTCATATCTATAAAAAGAAGAGTGCTGGCACGAGGACTCTTGCTTTGTACACGCCAATACCTTTGGTAGATCATGAAAACATTGGATAATCTTTTCGGTTACTCGATGGTAGGCTCATCCGTACGAAAAAACTGCTTACTCACAAGAAACAGGTATGAAGTGTTAGGGCTCGTCTAAAGCAATTTTTAGACATCGAATGCACTTATTTCACTTCCACCTTCTCTTTCCTCACTGAGTAATGTGCTCCCGCAAGGGAATTTGGACAATGGCTCTATTACAACTCAGCTGAAACTCACAATTTGACCGCACAACCTACACATACAGGCACATCGGCGTGCTCAAAAGAACTCTATCTCAAGGTTCCTAGTATTTTGCTCACCTAGAAGTATGCTGACACGGAGACAGCATCTAAGGGTGTCGCCCAGTATTTCAGGCCACTCGATTAGCGTAACATTACCATCTATCAGGTCATAAATTCCAAGCTCATTCACTTCGCTTATTGAGTTAATCCTGTACAGATCAATGTGACAAAGCTTATAAGCTGGGCACTGATATTCACAAACAACAGGAAAGGTCGGGCTGCCCATAAAAGGATCCAATGTGAGCTTTTTAATTATCTCGCGGCAAAACACCGTCTTACCCGCGCCCACTTCTCCGCAAACGAAGACAACAGATCCCGACGCCAGCAAACCTGACACCCCCAGTGCCACATCCTTAACATCACTTAGAGAAAGCCCTAAGTAACGACGCACACCACGTGTTCTAACTAGATCAACTCGCAAAAGCCGCCTACCTACGATCACCCATTAGGTGCAACATGTGGATAAAGATATTTATGTAGGCAAAGTAGAGACTTGTCGCCCCCATGATCGCCATCTTACTAACCGTACCCTCGTTCCCGTCGTTAAACCTGTAATACATGTCCTTAATCTCCTGCGCGTTGACCGCGGTCAGGGCAGTGAAAACCAAAACTCCAACCAGAGAAACTGCAAAGTACAACGGACCACTTCTGAGAAACAGATTCACCACCGAAGCTATTATTAGCCCAATCACCCCCATAGTAAGGAAAGAACCGTACTTAGACAAGTCGCGCTTCGTCGTATTCCCATAGAGCGCCATAGCGCCAAACATCGCAGAAGAAATGAAGAACACCCGCGCGATACTATGGGCCGTGTATACCAAGAAAATATAGGACAAAGAAAGCCCCATGACGGCCGAGAAGCCAAAAAATACCATCATCATGGTACTTGGGCTCATACTCTGAACCCTAGAAGACATAATGAAAACCATAACAATGGGAGCCAGAGACACCACCCAGTGCAGAGGAGTTCCATAAATCAGATTCATCAATCCGCTAGAGAGCGACGCCATCAAAGCGACTGCCCCAGTAGTCCCCAACGCTAGTGCCATATAATTGTACACCCGTATGAGATAACTCCTTAGACCAGCGCTATAGTAGGCACTCTGGTACTGAGCACTATAACTATCGTCCATAAGACCTCGTCACACCTCTAACAACAACCCCGCATCCTACCACATATACCAGCATCGATCAACTAGTATTAGCCAATCGCGGCCACAGTACCCATAAGTCATTAACCATTTCTGCATTTGTTAGCAGTGCTTTGGCTACTGTTTTGCAGCTACAAGAATTTTTACTACTTGCGCAATACACGATGCACTGAGCTTCACATTATCAGCTACTATCCACATACTAAGCCCATGTGTTACAGTATCATCAATCCTGATTCGCGACACGTACACTTCTTCATCGTTTACACAGTCCACCGGGGTGACATACACCATCTCACTCGTCTGGTTTACCACCGCAACACCCGGTATTTCTCCTAATAGCCCTGACACATCTTCTACAGATATATGGCTCCTCAACTCCAAATTAACCGCCATGGAGTTCGAAACAAAAACCGGAACCGCAACACAAGTCGCAAATATTTCAACTCCGTCACCGATTATCTTCTTGGTCTCAGTAGCAACACAAATTTCCTCAGTAGAGCGCCCATCTTCCGCCAGATCCCCAACACAAGGAATACAATTGAACGAGATCTGACGAGGAAACTCTTTGCTTTGCACCTTCTTATTCATGAACATAGACTTCGTCTGGTCATACAGCTCAGACATCCCCTCCAGCCCCATATGTGATGCTGCGTGATACGTTGAGAGTACAGCCCGCTCAATTCTCACCCGCTGCCGCAAAGGAGCAAGCACTGTCAGCAATTGGATTACAATACTCCCAGGAACAGCAATTATATTTCCTTTCCTATCTCCTATACACTCCTCATTGACCCCAGGAATGACTAAAGGAACCCCATCGTTCATGCGCGAATGTATGGTACTATCTACCACCAAACACCCCCTTTCAGCAGCTACACCGACATATCTTTCCGAGATTGCCTCCGTTGAGCAAAATACAGCAACACCTCCATCACTGAAGTCATAATCTCCTATGCGAACCACTGGAATTTTATCCTTCTCGCCATAGCTTATATCCCGCTGGACCTTATCACAGTCTGACAAGGCAACAATATGGCTAGCCGGAAAACCGCTTTCGCTAAGCAAAGAAAGAACAGAACGCCCCACAGAATTGGTCGCGCCAACAACAACTATCTTGCAACTCATAATCTAGAAGTAAAAAGACATCAAAGAATTCAAAAAGTCTTTATTGTGCTCGAGAGACTTCTTGAAAGCATCATCGAACGCCGCTTTGATCAGATCCTCTACCATGAATGATTTTTCCTGCAAGAGAGAAGGATCAACCTTCACCTCCTGCACCTTATATTCTACAAAGTTAGAAAGCATCACCTTGACAGATACCTTACCACCCAGCGCAACACCTTCAAAAACCTTTGGCTCCTGGTGAATCTTGAAATCAGATAATTTTCGCTTGAGCATCTCTTGTAAATCAGAAAACTTCTGGCCATCGTAAGACATATAAGGAACCGATCAGATATCTAAATCTTTGACGCCGACCACCGAGGCACCTTTGAAGCCTTTCATGACATCGGCCACGGTCGCATCGTCTTCTGGATTGTACAGCTTGTCCGCGCTGTTGACATCCTTTTTTTTACGCATATCTCCTTTACCAGAAGATACATCCACCATTGGCGAGACGAGCGGTTGTTCATGATGGACAGCAAACTTATCA includes the following:
- a CDS encoding YbaB/EbfC family nucleoid-associated protein, with protein sequence MSYDGQKFSDLQEMLKRKLSDFKIHQEPKVFEGVALGGKVSVKVMLSNFVEYKVQEVKVDPSLLQEKSFMVEDLIKAAFDDAFKKSLEHNKDFLNSLMSFYF
- a CDS encoding aspartate-semialdehyde dehydrogenase, which codes for MSCKIVVVGATNSVGRSVLSLLSESGFPASHIVALSDCDKVQRDISYGEKDKIPVVRIGDYDFSDGGVAVFCSTEAISERYVGVAAERGCLVVDSTIHSRMNDGVPLVIPGVNEECIGDRKGNIIAVPGSIVIQLLTVLAPLRQRVRIERAVLSTYHAASHMGLEGMSELYDQTKSMFMNKKVQSKEFPRQISFNCIPCVGDLAEDGRSTEEICVATETKKIIGDGVEIFATCVAVPVFVSNSMAVNLELRSHISVEDVSGLLGEIPGVAVVNQTSEMVYVTPVDCVNDEEVYVSRIRIDDTVTHGLSMWIVADNVKLSASCIAQVVKILVAAKQ
- the tsaE gene encoding tRNA (adenosine(37)-N6)-threonylcarbamoyltransferase complex ATPase subunit type 1 TsaE yields the protein MIVGRRLLRVDLVRTRGVRRYLGLSLSDVKDVALGVSGLLASGSVVFVCGEVGAGKTVFCREIIKKLTLDPFMGSPTFPVVCEYQCPAYKLCHIDLYRINSISEVNELGIYDLIDGNVTLIEWPEILGDTLRCCLRVSILLGEQNTRNLEIEFF
- a CDS encoding Bax inhibitor-1 family protein; this translates as MDDSYSAQYQSAYYSAGLRSYLIRVYNYMALALGTTGAVALMASLSSGLMNLIYGTPLHWVVSLAPIVMVFIMSSRVQSMSPSTMMMVFFGFSAVMGLSLSYIFLVYTAHSIARVFFISSAMFGAMALYGNTTKRDLSKYGSFLTMGVIGLIIASVVNLFLRSGPLYFAVSLVGVLVFTALTAVNAQEIKDMYYRFNDGNEGTVSKMAIMGATSLYFAYINIFIHMLHLMGDRR